In the genome of Flavobacterium panacagri, one region contains:
- a CDS encoding amidohydrolase family protein, with product MKKALLLFFLSVFLTKTYAQDYFPVNESVHNKNKNYTVFTNATIYVTPSQKIEKGTLLIQDGKVIAAGTNITIPKNSITIDLTGKTIYPSFIDIYTSFGIENPKNNMSPGRSRNQTYDTKKSGYYWNESIRPEVNGYESFKYDQPKADELLKAGFGVVGTHIPDGVAQGTGVLVALNNQDNSKQIIANKLTNHFAFTKSALTNQAYPSSLMGMMALLRQMYLDLDWYKKGNSETKDLSLEALAANEKLVQIFATEDKLNSLRANKIAKEFGLNYILKGSGNEFERIEEIKNTNAKFIIPVNFPDAYDVSNPYLSNQIELADMRFWNQAPTNLKVLSDNGVIFALTTDKLKKIEDFKPNLLKAIKYGFDKTKALESLTTIPAALLGKSNEIGSLKTGSYANFIITSGEIFDEKTVLYENWVQGSKFIVNDLNAKDIRGNYDLTVGKDTYKWKIDGTAEAQKSEITTADSKKIKSTFSIAKNWITLVIKPADTINSSFTRLTGFIENQQNLSGKATLSNGEELVWNAVKTSPFTVVKDSTKAEKPNPIMPVTYPNVAFGDTKKQTAQTLLFKNATVWTNEKEGILTESDVLIKNGKIAAVGKNLSDASATVIDAKGKHITSGIIDEHSHIAISKGVNESGHNSTAEVTIQDVVNSEDINIYRDLAGGVTISQLLHGSANPIGGRSAIVKWKWGSAPEDMLYKNQPKFIKFALGENVKQANWGIDNPTRFPQTRMGVEQVFTDYFQLAKEYDENWKKFNSGNKKGKAPRVDLELQTLAEIINKERFITCHSYIESEILMLMNVAEKFNFRVNTFTHILEGYKVADKMKEHGVGASTFSDWWAYKFEVNDAIPFNGPIMHNEGLVVAYNSDDAEMSRRLNQEAAKAVKYGNISEEDAWKFVTLNPAKLLHIDDKVGSLKVGKDADVVLWSENPLSIYAKAEKTIIEGVVYFDLEKDAEKQTAISKERNELIGQMLQEKNKGNNTQQPTKKEKKEYHCDTLEQW from the coding sequence ATGAAAAAAGCCCTACTACTATTCTTTTTGAGCGTTTTTTTAACAAAAACGTATGCTCAAGACTACTTTCCGGTTAATGAAAGTGTGCATAACAAAAATAAAAACTACACCGTTTTTACCAATGCCACAATTTATGTCACTCCAAGTCAAAAAATTGAAAAAGGAACTTTACTTATTCAAGACGGAAAAGTAATTGCTGCTGGAACCAACATCACCATTCCTAAAAACAGTATCACTATTGATCTTACAGGAAAAACAATTTATCCGTCTTTTATTGATATTTATACTTCTTTTGGAATTGAAAACCCCAAAAACAACATGTCGCCAGGACGAAGCCGAAATCAAACTTATGATACTAAAAAATCTGGTTATTATTGGAATGAAAGCATCAGACCTGAAGTAAATGGGTATGAATCTTTTAAATACGATCAGCCCAAAGCAGATGAATTGCTAAAAGCTGGCTTTGGAGTTGTTGGGACACATATTCCTGATGGAGTTGCTCAAGGAACTGGTGTTTTGGTTGCCTTAAACAATCAAGACAACAGCAAACAAATCATTGCTAATAAACTTACCAATCATTTTGCCTTTACAAAAAGCGCTTTGACCAATCAAGCCTATCCAAGTTCTTTAATGGGAATGATGGCTTTACTGCGTCAAATGTATCTGGATTTAGATTGGTATAAAAAAGGAAACTCTGAAACTAAAGATTTATCATTGGAAGCATTGGCAGCTAATGAAAAACTAGTACAAATATTCGCTACAGAAGACAAATTAAACAGCTTAAGAGCTAATAAAATTGCCAAAGAATTTGGCTTAAATTATATCTTAAAAGGAAGCGGAAACGAATTTGAAAGAATAGAAGAAATCAAAAACACGAATGCTAAATTTATTATTCCAGTAAATTTCCCTGATGCTTATGATGTTTCAAATCCGTATCTATCCAATCAAATTGAATTGGCGGATATGCGTTTCTGGAACCAAGCACCAACTAATTTAAAAGTCCTGTCTGATAACGGAGTTATCTTTGCATTAACTACAGATAAACTGAAAAAAATAGAAGACTTTAAGCCTAACTTGTTAAAAGCTATTAAATATGGTTTTGACAAAACAAAGGCTTTAGAATCCTTAACAACAATTCCTGCTGCTCTTTTAGGAAAAAGCAATGAAATAGGAAGTTTAAAAACGGGAAGTTATGCCAACTTTATTATTACTTCTGGAGAAATTTTTGACGAAAAAACGGTTTTATACGAAAACTGGGTTCAAGGATCTAAATTTATAGTAAATGATCTTAATGCCAAAGATATTCGCGGTAATTATGATTTAACAGTTGGCAAGGATACTTATAAATGGAAAATCGATGGAACTGCTGAAGCTCAGAAATCTGAAATTACAACAGCCGATTCAAAAAAGATTAAAAGTACTTTCTCAATCGCTAAAAACTGGATTACACTAGTAATTAAACCTGCCGACACCATCAATTCAAGCTTTACACGTTTGACTGGATTTATTGAAAATCAGCAGAATTTATCTGGTAAGGCGACTTTGTCTAACGGAGAAGAATTGGTTTGGAATGCTGTAAAAACAAGTCCTTTTACAGTTGTCAAAGATTCGACAAAAGCAGAGAAACCAAATCCTATAATGCCAGTAACCTATCCAAACGTGGCTTTTGGAGACACAAAAAAACAAACTGCCCAGACTTTATTATTTAAAAATGCTACCGTTTGGACAAATGAAAAAGAAGGTATTCTAACAGAAAGCGATGTTTTAATCAAAAATGGAAAAATTGCTGCTGTCGGCAAAAATCTTTCTGATGCATCTGCCACTGTAATAGATGCTAAAGGAAAACATATTACAAGCGGTATTATTGATGAGCATTCGCATATTGCCATTTCAAAAGGTGTAAATGAAAGCGGCCATAATTCTACTGCCGAAGTAACGATTCAAGATGTTGTAAATTCTGAAGACATTAATATTTACAGAGATTTAGCTGGAGGCGTTACTATTTCGCAGTTATTACACGGATCAGCAAATCCTATTGGAGGCCGTTCTGCAATTGTAAAATGGAAATGGGGTTCAGCTCCAGAAGATATGTTATATAAAAACCAGCCTAAATTTATCAAGTTTGCTTTGGGTGAAAACGTAAAACAAGCCAACTGGGGAATCGACAATCCTACTCGTTTTCCGCAGACTAGAATGGGTGTCGAACAGGTTTTTACAGATTATTTCCAATTAGCAAAAGAATATGATGAAAATTGGAAAAAATTCAATTCGGGAAATAAAAAAGGAAAAGCGCCAAGAGTTGACTTAGAATTACAAACTTTGGCTGAAATCATCAACAAGGAACGTTTTATTACTTGTCACTCTTATATTGAATCTGAAATTTTAATGCTGATGAATGTTGCTGAAAAATTCAATTTCAGAGTCAATACTTTTACTCATATTTTGGAAGGATATAAAGTGGCAGATAAAATGAAAGAACATGGTGTTGGGGCTTCCACATTCTCAGATTGGTGGGCTTATAAATTTGAAGTAAATGACGCCATTCCGTTCAATGGACCAATTATGCATAATGAAGGATTAGTTGTAGCCTACAACTCCGATGATGCAGAAATGTCTAGACGTTTGAATCAAGAAGCTGCAAAAGCAGTAAAATATGGAAATATTTCTGAAGAAGATGCTTGGAAATTTGTTACACTTAACCCTGCAAAATTATTACATATCGATGATAAAGTAGGAAGTTTAAAAGTAGGCAAAGACGCTGATGTTGTTTTATGGAGCGAAAACCCGTTATCTATTTATGCTAAGGCTGAAAAAACAATTATTGAGGGCGTAGTATATTTTGACCTTGAAAAAGATGCAGAAAAACAAACAGCTATCAGCAAAGAAAGAAATGAATTAATTGGGCAAATGCTGCAAGAAAAGAATAAAGGAAACAACACACAGCAACCAACCAAAAAAGAGAAAAAGGAATACCACTGTGATACTTTAGAACAATGGTAG
- a CDS encoding SRPBCC family protein, with product MKSNLLMHFSVDKENKRVNIKREFNASLPNVWSAWTEASILDKWWAPAPFESKTKFMDFREGGKRLYAMVSPEGEERWAVFEYTSISPKTNFKHSSTFCDAEGNPNSEIGSSYWDLTFSENGDLTTVDISIKRDSLAELEKVIEMGFKEGFTMTLQTLDKILEAK from the coding sequence ATGAAATCTAATCTTTTAATGCATTTTTCTGTAGACAAGGAAAATAAAAGGGTGAACATCAAACGCGAATTTAACGCATCATTGCCAAACGTTTGGTCTGCTTGGACAGAAGCTTCAATCCTGGATAAATGGTGGGCGCCTGCTCCATTTGAATCCAAAACAAAATTTATGGATTTTAGAGAAGGAGGCAAAAGATTGTATGCCATGGTAAGTCCGGAAGGAGAAGAACGCTGGGCTGTTTTTGAATATACTTCGATTTCTCCGAAAACCAATTTCAAACATTCCTCTACTTTTTGTGATGCTGAAGGAAATCCGAATTCTGAGATTGGAAGTTCATATTGGGATTTAACGTTTTCTGAAAATGGCGATTTAACGACTGTTGACATTTCCATAAAACGAGACAGTTTAGCCGAATTGGAAAAAGTAATCGAGATGGGATTCAAAGAAGGCTTTACCATGACGTTGCAAACTCTCGACAAAATTCTCGAAGCAAAATAA
- a CDS encoding ankyrin repeat domain-containing protein, protein MSLSQEESNETKLAWIKAEENPWGCELLDLRPFTQTMISTSENPIMAQNAVSYNGESGTSFFGKRPQNEKTIVTNLSYKIDQTLYPGVLFTPYTMENKWAIYFDGEYLIFIRSWLREVFVVAKTTQKNNELIIESITGEFTENESPVFTQAVLNFLLISHAIGEVIPAPIPKSFKSDLDYTAKWAFSTYGNMAQVGIFDRDKSFPSDSPLRSHSLLHIAVARGEINEIENQFNNGTSLETLAGDGLAPLHWSIAPETNDSLIKLLELGANPNSLTSEGATPIMNAVQSNKMDKLKLLLKSGALVNIQDYRGFTALHRAAERGYIDMVKFLLENGADKSISTQGHTALSLAVMMNQHEIAALLK, encoded by the coding sequence ATGTCACTTTCACAAGAAGAATCAAACGAAACAAAATTAGCATGGATCAAGGCAGAAGAAAATCCTTGGGGTTGTGAACTTTTAGATTTACGGCCATTTACACAAACTATGATTTCGACTTCAGAGAATCCAATAATGGCTCAGAATGCTGTTTCCTATAATGGCGAAAGCGGTACTTCTTTTTTTGGCAAACGTCCTCAGAATGAAAAGACGATAGTCACAAATCTCTCTTATAAAATTGATCAAACACTTTATCCTGGAGTTTTGTTTACGCCCTATACAATGGAAAACAAATGGGCAATTTACTTTGATGGTGAATATTTGATTTTTATTCGAAGCTGGCTCAGAGAAGTTTTTGTTGTTGCTAAAACCACTCAAAAAAATAATGAACTTATAATAGAATCCATTACTGGAGAATTTACTGAAAACGAAAGTCCAGTATTTACACAAGCCGTTCTGAATTTTCTTTTGATCAGCCATGCGATTGGCGAAGTAATTCCTGCTCCCATACCAAAATCCTTTAAAAGTGATCTTGACTATACTGCTAAATGGGCATTCTCAACTTATGGGAATATGGCTCAAGTAGGGATATTTGATCGTGATAAAAGTTTTCCATCAGATTCTCCTTTACGCAGTCATTCCTTACTTCATATAGCTGTTGCACGTGGAGAAATAAATGAGATCGAAAACCAATTTAATAATGGAACTTCATTAGAAACTTTGGCAGGAGATGGATTAGCACCTTTGCATTGGTCAATTGCTCCTGAAACTAATGACTCTTTGATTAAATTACTTGAATTAGGAGCCAATCCAAATTCATTGACTAGCGAAGGTGCAACTCCGATAATGAATGCCGTTCAATCTAATAAAATGGATAAACTAAAATTACTTCTGAAATCGGGTGCATTAGTTAACATACAAGATTACAGAGGCTTTACGGCTTTACACCGAGCTGCCGAAAGAGGATACATTGATATGGTAAAATTTTTACTAGAAAACGGCGCCGATAAATCAATTTCTACCCAAGGTCATACCGCACTTTCACTTGCCGTTATGATGAACCAGCATGAAATAGCAGCACTATTAAAGTAA
- a CDS encoding alpha/beta hydrolase: MNKLIILSFLLFTSSLAFSQKNKNKSTETSKPFVLGVIDEIQSKELNEKRILNIYLPEGYNPAESTKYPVIYLLDGSANEDFIHISGLVQFNSFEWINQVPKSIVVGIATVDRRRDFTFPTSIENDKTRFPTTGHSDQFIAFIEKELQPFIDKKYKTNESKTIIGQSLGGLLETEILLKKPFLFNKYVIVSPSIWWNNGSLLDLDSEILKENFNQQTDIYIAVGKEGLTPTTIPRVMEVDANVLAEKIKASKSKNIKVYFDYFPEENHGTILHPAVANSFKFFYPQNNK; encoded by the coding sequence ATGAACAAACTTATTATCCTCTCCTTTTTACTCTTTACCTCTAGTTTAGCATTCAGCCAAAAAAATAAAAATAAATCCACAGAAACTTCTAAACCTTTTGTTTTAGGTGTTATTGATGAAATTCAATCCAAAGAATTAAATGAAAAAAGAATTTTAAACATTTATCTTCCTGAAGGTTACAATCCAGCAGAATCTACAAAATATCCCGTAATCTATTTATTGGATGGTTCTGCAAATGAAGATTTTATTCATATTTCCGGTCTAGTTCAGTTTAATAGTTTTGAATGGATCAATCAGGTTCCAAAATCTATTGTAGTGGGAATTGCAACTGTGGACAGAAGAAGGGATTTTACATTTCCGACAAGCATTGAAAATGATAAAACCCGTTTTCCAACTACTGGTCATTCTGATCAGTTCATTGCATTTATCGAAAAAGAGTTACAGCCTTTTATTGATAAAAAATACAAGACTAATGAATCAAAAACCATAATAGGACAATCTTTAGGCGGATTATTAGAAACCGAAATTTTACTTAAAAAACCATTTCTTTTTAATAAATATGTTATTGTAAGCCCAAGTATTTGGTGGAATAATGGTTCTTTATTAGATTTAGATTCTGAAATCCTGAAGGAAAATTTCAATCAGCAAACTGACATTTATATCGCCGTTGGAAAGGAAGGATTAACACCAACAACCATTCCGCGAGTTATGGAAGTTGATGCTAATGTTTTGGCAGAAAAAATTAAAGCTTCTAAGAGTAAAAACATTAAAGTCTATTTCGACTATTTCCCTGAAGAAAACCATGGAACTATTCTGCATCCAGCAGTAGCCAATTCTTTTAAATTCTTTTATCCTCAAAATAACAAATAG
- a CDS encoding Gfo/Idh/MocA family protein, producing the protein MKKVNKIKWGIIGLGNIASQFAADLLLLEDAELTAVASRNFTKAEQFGEKFNASRIYNSYDLILEDKEVEIIYIATPHNSHAELAIKALEKGKHVLCEKPMALSYEDAERMITASKKHNKFFMEAFWTRFIPSIQDVLEKVKSGAIGNINYINADFAFYGSETENKRLFDKELGGGALFDIGVYPLFLSYILLGNPKEIIAKAIMHQNKVDLQTSIILQYENAQSILHASIVSDSEMKASISGTKGKFHLNSPWYIADGYSLFENGVEEAVFSLPALGKGYTHEAIECHNCIRNNKIESELWSHQNSLDLSKIVEEIKTQIGLSFA; encoded by the coding sequence ATGAAAAAAGTAAATAAGATAAAGTGGGGAATTATAGGTTTAGGAAATATCGCAAGCCAGTTCGCAGCTGATTTATTGCTGTTGGAAGACGCGGAACTTACAGCAGTTGCTTCCAGAAATTTTACCAAAGCGGAACAGTTTGGAGAAAAATTTAATGCCTCAAGAATTTATAATTCATACGATTTGATTTTAGAAGATAAAGAAGTTGAAATTATATATATCGCAACACCTCATAACTCACATGCCGAATTAGCAATAAAAGCTCTGGAAAAAGGGAAACATGTTTTATGCGAAAAACCTATGGCTTTATCGTATGAAGATGCTGAGAGAATGATCACGGCGTCTAAAAAACACAATAAGTTTTTTATGGAAGCATTTTGGACACGTTTTATTCCATCTATTCAAGATGTTTTAGAAAAGGTAAAAAGCGGAGCAATTGGAAACATAAATTATATAAACGCCGATTTTGCTTTTTACGGAAGTGAAACCGAAAACAAAAGGCTTTTTGATAAAGAACTTGGTGGCGGTGCTTTGTTTGATATTGGAGTTTATCCTTTATTTCTCTCTTATATATTATTAGGAAATCCAAAGGAGATTATAGCAAAAGCAATCATGCATCAAAACAAAGTTGATTTACAGACTTCTATAATCTTGCAATATGAAAATGCCCAATCAATTCTGCATGCTTCTATTGTTTCAGATTCTGAAATGAAAGCTTCTATCAGCGGAACAAAGGGAAAATTTCATTTAAATTCTCCTTGGTACATAGCAGATGGATATTCTTTGTTTGAAAATGGAGTAGAAGAAGCAGTTTTTAGTCTGCCGGCTTTAGGAAAAGGATATACACATGAAGCGATAGAATGCCATAATTGTATTAGAAATAATAAAATTGAAAGTGAACTTTGGTCACATCAAAACAGTTTGGATTTGAGTAAGATAGTTGAAGAAATTAAAACACAAATCGGATTAAGTTTTGCCTAA
- a CDS encoding ankyrin repeat domain-containing protein: protein MKNIKILFLFLTICFGSKSVSQTKTKSAVLSRETVEEFYDAIFANDTPKALKMIGTKFPANYEPQNKVTPLQAAIWQNNLELVKALVEKGANINSSNSQAVEVAAEKGTLEILSYLIQKGGSISNKAFNTAGFNQFYDAAKLLLLKGASQEKGDIRGKLWVFEQAVRKSDYEVLNALKLDKEEINSHNYDGQTALIIAVKNKNTEMVKYLLKKGADKNKPETFDAGDDISYGKKPIQIATKMKLTEIIKLLK, encoded by the coding sequence ATGAAAAATATAAAAATACTTTTTTTATTTCTGACGATATGTTTTGGAAGTAAATCGGTCTCACAGACCAAAACAAAATCGGCTGTACTTTCAAGAGAAACGGTGGAAGAATTTTATGATGCCATTTTTGCAAATGATACTCCAAAAGCCCTTAAAATGATTGGTACAAAATTTCCAGCCAATTATGAACCACAGAATAAAGTAACACCACTGCAAGCAGCAATCTGGCAAAACAATTTAGAGCTTGTAAAAGCATTAGTTGAAAAAGGAGCCAATATCAACAGTTCAAATTCTCAAGCTGTTGAAGTCGCAGCCGAAAAAGGAACTCTTGAAATTTTATCTTATCTAATTCAAAAAGGCGGTTCTATTTCTAACAAAGCTTTTAATACTGCCGGATTTAATCAGTTTTATGATGCTGCTAAATTATTATTATTGAAAGGTGCCAGTCAGGAAAAAGGAGACATTCGAGGAAAACTTTGGGTGTTTGAACAAGCGGTTCGAAAATCGGATTATGAGGTTTTGAATGCGTTGAAATTAGATAAAGAAGAAATCAACTCTCATAATTATGACGGGCAAACTGCTTTAATAATTGCTGTTAAAAACAAAAATACCGAAATGGTCAAATACCTTCTGAAAAAAGGAGCTGACAAAAATAAACCCGAAACTTTTGATGCTGGAGACGATATTTCGTATGGTAAAAAACCTATTCAGATTGCTACTAAAATGAAACTAACAGAGATTATCAAACTGCTTAAATAA
- a CDS encoding SRPBCC family protein produces MKSNLLMNFTVDKENNTVNVKREFSASLPNVWSAWTEAAILDQWWAPAPWKSRTKSMEFKEGGRRLYAMVGPEGEEHWALADYTSIHPKTNVKWLDAFCDSEGNLNEEFPRSDWDVTFSEEGNSTFVDIAIKHEKLSDLEMIIQMGFKEGFTIAMEGLDVIFAEKA; encoded by the coding sequence ATGAAATCAAATCTTTTAATGAATTTTACAGTAGATAAAGAAAATAATACTGTAAATGTAAAACGAGAATTCAGTGCATCCTTGCCAAATGTTTGGTCTGCGTGGACAGAAGCTGCAATTCTAGATCAGTGGTGGGCACCTGCTCCATGGAAATCCAGAACAAAAAGTATGGAATTTAAAGAAGGCGGAAGAAGATTATATGCGATGGTTGGCCCTGAAGGTGAAGAACATTGGGCTCTTGCCGATTATACTTCTATCCATCCGAAAACAAATGTAAAATGGCTGGATGCTTTTTGTGACAGCGAAGGAAATTTGAATGAAGAGTTTCCGCGTTCTGACTGGGATGTGACATTTTCTGAAGAAGGAAATTCGACTTTTGTTGACATTGCAATCAAACACGAAAAACTTTCTGATCTGGAAATGATTATTCAAATGGGCTTTAAAGAAGGTTTTACGATTGCTATGGAAGGTCTGGATGTTATTTTTGCTGAAAAAGCCTAA
- a CDS encoding YifB family Mg chelatase-like AAA ATPase: MLVKVYGSAVFGVEATTITIEVHMDKGIGYHLVGLPDNAIKESSFRIAAALKNNGYSLPGKRITINMAPADLRKEGSSYDLTLAMGILVGSDQIKAPEIERYIIMGELSLDGSLQPIRGALPIAIKAKEEGYKGFFLPIQNVKEAAIVTGLEVYGVTNLKEIIDFFSGKGILEPTVIDTKAEFYKSLDFPEHDFSDVRGQESIKRCMEIAAAGGHNIILIGPPGAGKTMLAKRVPSILPPMTLREALETTKIHSVAGKLKEVGLMNQRPFRSPHHTISNVALVGGGSYPQPGEISMAHNGVLFLDELPEFKRDVLEVMRQPLEDREVTISRAKFTITYPSSFMLVASMNPSPSGFFNDPSSPNTTSPHDMQRYMSKISGPLLDRIDIHIEVTPVPFEKLADDRKAESSVEIRKRVTAAREIQTKRFEVVENVHYNAQMSSKLIREYCVLDEASKELLKTAMERLNLSARAYDRILKVSRTIADLDNSESIVSHHISEAIQYRSLDREGWLG; the protein is encoded by the coding sequence ATGTTAGTAAAAGTTTACGGAAGTGCCGTTTTTGGAGTAGAAGCTACTACCATTACCATTGAGGTTCATATGGATAAAGGGATTGGTTATCATTTAGTAGGATTGCCGGATAATGCTATAAAAGAAAGCAGTTTTCGAATCGCAGCGGCTCTTAAAAATAACGGTTATAGTCTGCCTGGAAAAAGAATCACAATCAATATGGCACCGGCAGATCTAAGAAAAGAAGGTTCTTCGTATGATTTGACTTTGGCAATGGGAATTCTGGTTGGTTCAGATCAAATAAAAGCTCCAGAAATTGAACGTTATATTATAATGGGAGAACTTTCTCTAGATGGAAGTTTACAGCCTATTCGTGGAGCACTTCCAATTGCAATTAAAGCAAAAGAAGAAGGGTATAAAGGCTTCTTTCTTCCCATTCAAAATGTAAAAGAAGCAGCAATTGTTACGGGACTTGAGGTGTATGGTGTTACCAATCTTAAAGAGATAATCGATTTTTTTTCTGGAAAAGGAATTCTCGAGCCAACTGTTATCGATACAAAAGCAGAATTCTACAAAAGTTTAGATTTTCCAGAGCATGATTTTTCGGATGTCCGCGGACAGGAAAGTATCAAGCGTTGCATGGAGATAGCGGCTGCTGGAGGTCATAATATTATTTTAATTGGTCCGCCGGGAGCAGGAAAAACAATGCTTGCCAAGCGAGTTCCAAGTATCCTGCCTCCAATGACTTTGCGTGAAGCGTTAGAAACGACCAAAATTCATAGTGTAGCAGGAAAACTAAAAGAAGTTGGTTTGATGAATCAACGCCCATTTAGAAGTCCGCATCATACGATTTCTAATGTAGCGCTGGTTGGCGGAGGAAGTTATCCGCAGCCGGGAGAAATTTCGATGGCACATAACGGTGTTTTGTTTTTAGATGAACTTCCAGAATTTAAACGAGATGTCTTAGAAGTGATGCGTCAGCCATTAGAAGATCGCGAAGTGACTATTTCGCGTGCTAAATTTACCATTACTTATCCATCTTCATTTATGCTTGTGGCAAGTATGAATCCAAGTCCAAGTGGTTTTTTTAATGATCCGAGTTCGCCCAATACGACTTCTCCACATGATATGCAGCGCTATATGAGTAAAATTTCGGGGCCTTTATTAGATCGAATTGATATTCATATAGAAGTGACACCAGTTCCTTTTGAAAAATTAGCCGATGACAGAAAAGCAGAAAGCAGCGTCGAGATCCGCAAACGTGTAACCGCAGCAAGAGAAATACAAACCAAACGATTTGAGGTTGTAGAAAATGTGCATTACAATGCTCAAATGAGCAGTAAACTAATCAGAGAATATTGTGTTTTAGATGAAGCTTCAAAAGAACTACTCAAAACGGCTATGGAAAGATTAAATCTTTCTGCCCGAGCGTATGATAGAATTTTAAAAGTTTCCAGAACAATTGCTGATTTGGACAATTCAGAAAGTATTGTTTCGCATCATATTTCAGAAGCAATTCAATATAGAAGTTTAGATAGAGAAGGATGGTTGGGGTAA
- a CDS encoding ArsR/SmtB family transcription factor produces MKRDVFQAIADPTRRAILVLISSTALTPNAIAEQFQTTRQAVSKHIKILNECDLLEEKKLGREIYYQLKIDKMKEIDHWLEQFKKIWEQRFDQLDQVLLNLKSKENEI; encoded by the coding sequence ATGAAACGAGATGTTTTTCAGGCAATTGCCGATCCAACGCGAAGAGCGATTTTAGTTTTGATTTCTTCGACTGCATTGACACCTAATGCGATTGCAGAACAATTTCAAACCACAAGACAAGCTGTTTCTAAACACATTAAAATATTAAATGAATGTGATTTATTGGAAGAAAAAAAATTGGGCAGAGAAATTTATTATCAGCTCAAAATTGATAAAATGAAAGAAATAGATCATTGGCTGGAACAATTCAAGAAAATCTGGGAACAGCGTTTTGATCAGCTGGATCAAGTATTACTTAATTTAAAATCTAAAGAAAATGAAATCTAA
- a CDS encoding M949_RS01915 family surface polysaccharide biosynthesis protein, whose translation MKNIPFLFLFLLFFSNCKSDKKEENTVTLKEATTEETPFILKVEKIDSTQFPASIKYEGFIKNAVRWKDKLGDNIVITTETGYHINPKFEHDSDGSDAELFAYHYIVSGNKVKQTWRVYDYISDCPVDIVASFVKNTFQVTDLNHNGIAETWLMYKTVCHGDVSPSNMKVIMYEGNQKYAMRGTNKVMDGIEDNGKQHFSGGEYKLDENFKKAPNVFKEFAQKLWKDNLIETWDN comes from the coding sequence ATGAAAAATATTCCATTTTTATTTCTATTTCTTCTTTTCTTTTCAAACTGTAAATCAGACAAAAAAGAAGAAAACACAGTTACCTTAAAAGAGGCGACAACAGAAGAAACTCCTTTTATTCTAAAGGTTGAAAAAATTGATTCTACACAATTTCCAGCTTCAATTAAGTACGAAGGTTTTATCAAAAATGCCGTTCGATGGAAAGACAAACTAGGCGATAATATTGTAATTACAACTGAAACAGGTTATCATATTAATCCCAAATTTGAGCACGACTCTGACGGTTCTGATGCCGAATTATTTGCATATCATTACATTGTTTCGGGAAATAAAGTCAAACAAACCTGGCGGGTTTACGATTATATCTCAGATTGTCCTGTAGATATTGTGGCTTCGTTTGTCAAAAACACTTTTCAGGTTACTGATTTGAACCATAACGGAATTGCCGAAACTTGGTTGATGTACAAAACGGTCTGCCACGGTGATGTAAGTCCGTCCAACATGAAAGTTATTATGTACGAAGGAAATCAGAAATATGCAATGCGAGGAACTAATAAAGTTATGGATGGTATTGAGGATAATGGAAAACAGCATTTTAGCGGAGGAGAATACAAGCTGGATGAAAATTTTAAAAAAGCACCAAATGTCTTTAAAGAATTTGCCCAAAAATTATGGAAGGATAATTTGATTGAAACTTGGGATAATTAA